The genomic DNA TAAATGAGCTTGAAAAGGAGACTTTAAAACGGAGTGAGTTTTATAGAGATTTTTCTGGTTGGCGAGCAGAGATAAATAGAGTTGAAGACAAAGTAGATCAGCTAAAAGATTTAATAATTTCAAGAGGTTAGCTTATGACTTCTAAGACTTTAAGAGGGCAATTACTTGATTTTCTTTACAAGGTTTATCCTGAAGAAACAGAGGAGATAACTATCATCTCTGTCTTTTATCAGTATTTTAGGGAATCTCAAATCAAAAAAAGCCTTCAATATCTCGTAGATAAAGGCTATATCGAATCAAAAAATATTCCTCATCCTGTACATAAGAGAAAAACTATAAAACTATACAAAATACGTCCAGCCGGAGTTGATCTTATAGAGGGCAATTTTCACGATGAAACAATATTGATAGAGGAAGAATAATGCCACCTCGCAGTAAAGCTAAAATGTATGACCTTGTACAGCGTATTGTTTATATGTATGATACCGAGAAGAAGGGCGTGCGTGAAATTGAAAGCATTTTGAGAAGCGAAGGTTTTGATATTTCAAAATCTTCAATACACCGCACCATAAAAAGCTATGCTGAGCTTGCAGAAGAATATAAAAAAACCGCAGAAGAGACAAAAGCTTTGATTGAAGAACTTAGAAAAACTCCTGCCTCATACACAATGGAAGCTATTTTGACAATGCTGACAAATAAGATCTTCCAGTTTGTTAGAAGTATTGAAAATATGGAGTTTGATGAGCCAGATAAGCTGGTGATGGCAATGAACAGGCTCGCATCTTCAATTGAGAAAATTCAAAGATACAGAGAAGAGTTAGAATCTAAGGTAAAAAAGATTGAAGCTGAAGCTGAAAAGAGAAATATTGATAAAGAATTTATAAATATACTGAAGAATGAACTCTACGGGATTTCCTAAAAATGGCATTCTGTTGCCTTATCAAAAATATGCGTTTGAAAAGCTCAACGCTCACAAATACTCAGTATTGCTCTGGAGTAGGCAGACCGGCAAAAGTTTTCTCATCTCCTTATGGGCAGTTTTAAGAGCCCTTGAGCTCAAAAACCACACAATTTTAATAATTTCGCCTACCGAAAGACAGTCAAAAAACTTAATCGATAAGGTTAAAACACATGTCCAGGCTTTTAAAATTGCTGGCGCACAGGTTAATGAAAAGATGTTTGACGATTTGAAAATAAACCAGCTTGAGGTGGTGCTGCCTAATGGAAGCAGGATAATTGGCTTGCCTGCGAACCCTGATGGCGTGAGAGGTTTTTCTGGTGATGTTATTTTAGAAGAGGCTGCATTTTTTAAAGATGGTAGAGCTGTTCTTCAGGCTATATTCCCGACAATTACCAGGAAGAAAGAATATAAGCTGATTGCTATCTCAACACCTCGTGGCAAAAACGATATCTTTTATCATTTATGGAATATTGCAGGAGAAGATCCGTTTTATTTCAGGATGAAACTGACAATTTTTGATGCAGCCTGTCAGGGGCTTGATGTTGATATTGAGGCGCTCAGGCGCGGGTGTCCTGATGAGGATACCTGGAAGACGGAATATTTATGTGAATTTGCTGATGAAAATGAAACTTTGCTGAGCTATGAGCTGATACAGTCCTGCGAATCAGATTGCAAGATAAGTGATGTAAGAGAACTAAAAGGCGATATCTTTTTGGGTATAGATGTGGGAAGAAGAAAAGATTTAACTGTTATCAGTATCGTAGAGATGCTCGGTGAAATTCTATATTTGAGACATCTTGAAATCTTAAAGAAAGTACCATTTGAAGAACAGTTCAATATTATAGATCATTACGCCCACTATGCCAGAAGGCTGGCCATAGATGAAACCGGTATCGGCATGATGCTTGCTGAGCAGCTTCAAAAGAGATGGGGCGAGATGAAGGTGCTGCCGGTTTATTTTACCCAGCGAACAAAAGAAGAGCTTGCAAGCAGACTAAAATCTGTCTTTGAAGACAGGAAAATACGCATTTTCCCTGAAAGAGATTTGAGAGAAGATTTACATTCTATCAAAAAAGAAATTACCCCTTCTGGTAATATCAAATTAAGTGCTGACAGTACCGATCTGGGGCACGCAGACAGATTTTGGGCACTCGCATTAGCGGTAAAAGCAAGCGGTGTTGATGATAATAGTGTCTATGTAACGCCTGTTTTTGGTAACTCAAAACTTTCAAGAGGTGAAAAGAGATGGGATTCTTACAGGATATTTTAAATAAAATCAGTAAAAAAGACGCAAAAAGAACATCTATTGAGCCAATTTCTGTATATTTGCCAAAAACAAGCAGCGTAGAATCAAAGCTTATACAACCACGATTTCCTTATGAATACCTTCTTGATTTAGAGCGTCTAATTATGACTAATCCTGATCTTGCACATGCGCATCAGGTATTTTTAGACCTTGCAAATACAGACATAAAAATAAAGGCTGACGATAAAGTCAGAGAGGCTGTTTTAAGCTTTTTTGATGAGTTGCAAATTAAAAAACTAAAAACGCAGCTGTTTAATCAAATAATCCTTTATGGTGCGATTTCGGTTGAATGGATTATTAAAGAGGATTTGTCAGGCATTAGAGATGTTAAAAGGGTGCCTGTCTGGACAATACGGTTTGTTTACAACGAAGAAGAAGATAAATTTGAGCCCTATCAACATTTACCGCCAAAACAACCAATAAAACTCAACGAGTATACTTACCAATATATTCCGCTACTTACTCTTGATGGCTCTCCTTATGGTATTCCACCTTTTATATCAGTTTTCACTATTTCAGGTATCCAAGATGAGCTTTTTGACGAAATAGCAAATATGGCGGCAAAAACAGGAATGATAGGGTTTGTGGATATTGAGGTCAAACCGCCACAAAAGGTGGCAGGTGAAACCGATACGGAATATTACAAAAGAATCAGAAGGTGGCTTTCTGAGGAAGCAGCAGCGATTCAGGAGATGATTCAAAAAGGGCTTGTGCTGCATACCGATGCGTCAAAGGTCAATTTTAAAGAGATCCCATCTTCAAGCATAGGCAAAGACATTACGGAGCTTATAGAGCAATGGGTGGTTTCAAGCGCAAAAATGCAACCCTCGCTTTTGGGTAGAACTACCGGCTCCACCGAGACCTGGGCATATATTGCTTATGAACAGTTTGTAAGACAGCTCAGGAATATTCAACAGGCAGTAGAAGAGTGTCTGAGTTATGGTGTAAAGTTACATTTGCTTTTAAATGGAATAAGTGATGATGTGGAAATCGAATTTACAAAACCACCAGTTCTTTCCCCGGAAAAGGATGCAAACGCTCAAAAATTGAGAGCAGAAAAGCTAAAAGCTCTGGTAGAGGCTGAAATTATAACAAAGGATGAGGCAAGGCGTGAACTTGGCCTTGACCCTGATGAGGTGAGCGTAGAGTGAGCTACGACCGCACTTTAAGAGAACTTGTTAAAGTCTTTACACGCTTTTTTAATGAAAAAAAAGATGAAGCTTTAAGAGAAGTTTTGCGTTTTTATAAAAATTTTGTTGTTTTTGATGAACTTGCTAAGTATCTGCTATATAAAATTGAAGAAAAGACAGCTCTTGATGACAAAACAAAAGGTGAGTTGCTTAAAGTATTTCAGAAATTTTATGAAAAAGAGAAAAAAGA from Deferribacter autotrophicus includes the following:
- a CDS encoding terminase large subunit domain-containing protein produces the protein MNSTGFPKNGILLPYQKYAFEKLNAHKYSVLLWSRQTGKSFLISLWAVLRALELKNHTILIISPTERQSKNLIDKVKTHVQAFKIAGAQVNEKMFDDLKINQLEVVLPNGSRIIGLPANPDGVRGFSGDVILEEAAFFKDGRAVLQAIFPTITRKKEYKLIAISTPRGKNDIFYHLWNIAGEDPFYFRMKLTIFDAACQGLDVDIEALRRGCPDEDTWKTEYLCEFADENETLLSYELIQSCESDCKISDVRELKGDIFLGIDVGRRKDLTVISIVEMLGEILYLRHLEILKKVPFEEQFNIIDHYAHYARRLAIDETGIGMMLAEQLQKRWGEMKVLPVYFTQRTKEELASRLKSVFEDRKIRIFPERDLREDLHSIKKEITPSGNIKLSADSTDLGHADRFWALALAVKASGVDDNSVYVTPVFGNSKLSRGEKRWDSYRIF
- a CDS encoding phage protein Gp27 family protein; translated protein: MPPRSKAKMYDLVQRIVYMYDTEKKGVREIESILRSEGFDISKSSIHRTIKSYAELAEEYKKTAEETKALIEELRKTPASYTMEAILTMLTNKIFQFVRSIENMEFDEPDKLVMAMNRLASSIEKIQRYREELESKVKKIEAEAEKRNIDKEFINILKNELYGIS
- a CDS encoding phage portal protein, with the translated sequence MGFLQDILNKISKKDAKRTSIEPISVYLPKTSSVESKLIQPRFPYEYLLDLERLIMTNPDLAHAHQVFLDLANTDIKIKADDKVREAVLSFFDELQIKKLKTQLFNQIILYGAISVEWIIKEDLSGIRDVKRVPVWTIRFVYNEEEDKFEPYQHLPPKQPIKLNEYTYQYIPLLTLDGSPYGIPPFISVFTISGIQDELFDEIANMAAKTGMIGFVDIEVKPPQKVAGETDTEYYKRIRRWLSEEAAAIQEMIQKGLVLHTDASKVNFKEIPSSSIGKDITELIEQWVVSSAKMQPSLLGRTTGSTETWAYIAYEQFVRQLRNIQQAVEECLSYGVKLHLLLNGISDDVEIEFTKPPVLSPEKDANAQKLRAEKLKALVEAEIITKDEARRELGLDPDEVSVE